From Fusarium oxysporum f. sp. lycopersici 4287 chromosome 13, whole genome shotgun sequence, one genomic window encodes:
- a CDS encoding hypothetical protein (At least one base has a quality score < 10), with translation MSSDEGSQNALPKELMELQLGQIDLLMAMYASDDAIAMDSTASDLIDRLRDWCENDGEATPKFSETVINLQLRVDVEEEDSSTRTLQLTLTVPLKCQKLDELTEPPPIRTRIQQPDWMSKGDVAKLNTEIPEEDILSVIEHVKEAASEHISSLKQAEIANTPIADVSLVRVWFYFPSISTRAKRDDFVNYAPTYGLTGFLLAGKPGILCLEGGSAAVDDFMKFIKTESWGDIPAHHKKVSERYREEAVDLKRAFSDMQEITDMIEKRGARGNRGDMKALEAWLVECGLGEAFGKILM, from the exons ATGTCTTCTGATGAGGGGTCCCAAAATGCCTTGCCGAAAGAGCTCATGGAGCTCCAATTAGGTCAAATTGACCTCCTCATGGCGATGTATGCGTCGGATGATGCGATTGCCATGGACTCTACGGCGTCTGACTTGATTGACAGGCTGAGGGACTGGTGTGAAAATGACGGGGAAGCCACACCAAAGTTCTCAGAGACAGTCATAAATCTCCAGCTCAGGGtcgatgttgaagaggaagattcttcaacaagaactCTACAGCTCACATTGACAGTGCCTTTGAAGTGTCAAAAACTAGATGAACTAACAGAACCGCCGCCAATAAGGACCAGGATACAACAGCCGGATTGGATGAGCAAAGGAGATGTTGCAAAGTTGAACACTGAGATTCCTGAAGAGGATATCCTTTCAGTCATCGAGCATGTCAAGGAGGCCGCCTCTGAGCATATCTCAAGTTTAAAGCAAGCGGAAATTGCAAATACCCCAATAGCAGACGTATCATTAGTCCGAGTCTGGTTCTACTTCCCTTCTATCAGCACAAGGGCAAAGCGAGATGATTTCGTCAACTATGCGCCGACCTACGGACTCACTGGCTTTCTCCTAGCTGGCAAGCCAGGTATTCTGTGTCTGGAAGGGGGATCAGCTGCGGTTGACGACTTCATGAAATTCATCAAGACAGAAAGCTGGGGCGATATCCCAGCGCATCACAAAAAG GTCAGCGAGAGATATCGAGAGGAAGCGGTGGATCTGAAGCGTGCTTTTTCGGATATGCAGGAGATCACGGATATGATTGAGAAGAGAGGTGCTAGGGGAAACCGTGGTGATATGAAGGCACTAGAAGCGTGGCTGGTTGAGTGTGGGCTTGGTGAAGCGTTCGGCAAAATTCTGATGTGA
- a CDS encoding hypothetical protein (At least one base has a quality score < 10) has protein sequence MHLPTLYLHSSLLLASSFLSTVIAAPSNNLLDADISVDGFGLQDERGDSDGVSAKAKVSAENDYKVPSDYNKPRVLEANIDVTRLGLDPVIFYPDNDDEDTEVDDTDEEKRSIFARLFTRALSSDKQEALRLHNVARSNVKVKAIVWDSKLESAATAYAKKLVKAGKMQHSAGKDRPNQGENLAYAWASNGFKNPITAGAQGWLNEKKYYKGETIPKGNFSKYGHYTQCVWKSSTKIGIGAAKDSKGAWYTVARYSGPGNVVGQKPY, from the exons ATGCATTTACCTACTCTTTACCTCCACTCTTCCCTTCTCCTTGCTTCATCGTTTCTTTCAACGGTGATTGCAGCACCTTCCAACAATCTACTGGACGCTGACATCTCTGTCGATGGCTTTGGCCTTCAAGATGAGAGAGGAGACTCTGATGGTGTTTCCGCCAAGGCCAAAGTCAGCGCCGAGAACGACTACAAGGTCCCCAGTGACTACAACAAGCCTCGTGTCCTAGAAGCCAACATTGACGTCACTCGCTTGGGCCTCGATCCCGTCATCTTTTATCCCGAtaacgatgatgaggataCAGAGGTTGACGACACCGATGAAGAGAAGCGTAGCATCTTTGCAAGGCTCTTCACTCGGGCTTTGAGTTCTGATAAGCAGGAGGCTCTGCGTCTTCACAATGTCGCTCGCTCAaatgtcaaggtcaaggccatcgTGTGGGATTCCAAGCTTGAGTCAGCTGCTACAGCTTATGCTAAGAAGCTGGTCAAGGCTGGTAAGATGCAGCACTCTGCAGGAAAGGACCGTCCCAACCAGGGTGAGAATCTTGCATATGCTTGGGCAAGCAACGGCTTCAAGAACCCTATCACTGCTGGTGCTCAGGGATG GCTGAACGAGAAGAAGTACTACAAGGGAGAGACTATCCCCAAGGGTAACTTCTCAAAATATGGCCACTACA CTCAATGTGTCTGGAAGAGCTCAACAAAGATCGGCATTGGCGCCGCCAAGGACTCCAAGGGCGCATGGTATACTGTTGCTCGATATTCAGGACCCGGCAATGTTGTCGGCCAGAAGCCTTACTGA